A single Cucumis melo cultivar AY chromosome 4, USDA_Cmelo_AY_1.0, whole genome shotgun sequence DNA region contains:
- the LOC103500324 gene encoding uncharacterized protein LOC103500324, whose amino-acid sequence MNSLARNISCSIRSSIHTNCLQYQQWRGIRVKVLKGGLERALTVLQRKMQSSGIERLIKREQIHHIKNSEKRVLARKTLERKIRSQDLARKLKDILIKKVRGVNI is encoded by the exons ATGAACTCGTTGGCGCGGAACATTTCGTGCTCCATCAGATCTTCGATTCACACCAATTGTCTACAGTACCAGCAATGGAGGGGGATCCGGGTGAAGGTATTGAAAGGGGGTCTAGAGCGGGCACTGACAGTTCTGCAAAGGAAGATGCAATCGAGCGGAATCGAGCGACTGATTAAGCGTGAACAAATTCATCATATCAAGAATTCCGAGAAACGGGTTTTGGCCAGAAAGACTTTGGAGCGCAAAATTCGATCGCAGGACCTCGCTCGCAAACTCAAAGACATCCTTATAAAGAAAGTCAG GGGTGTAAACATCTGA
- the LOC127148974 gene encoding zinc finger BED domain-containing protein RICESLEEPER 2-like: MELECDGSCETSKIVRDEDADVKRKTIDVDSYGREDVPNPSKIRKNVKQSMVWDHFERLKGDPNDPRAKCKYCGVVYACHSKRNGTKTMKHRLENCKKYPYQKKRDQTQMTLAFKLKDKFGDNSSQLVCESFSLEGCREALVEMIIVDELPFKFVNGKGFKKFVDKLTCGNHTRFVVPSQFTVARDVLKLYVNEKNRLRDMFVKNKYRVSLTTDCWTSGQNINYMVLTVHFIDSDWKLHKRILSFCPIENHKGDTIGKTIKKNLKDWGIERVMTLTVDNASSNDTAVAYLLKRFNKGLLSGGEFLHVRCCAHILNLIVTDAFKEHNDCIDRIRYAVRFIRSFPARFLKFKKCIELEKIACKSYVCLDVPTRWNSTYMMLEAAVKFEKAFDRLEDEDAAHRHDMSPNKEDWTNARILIRANELLVGMANNMKANFEKYWGNNEKNNLLLYVAIVLDPRKKLRFVSFCLKNFFGPKVVESMGNVVEQCCRRLFYEYSTTRSGSRQGCSSTSTTSTQTVSGLDANIVFDSNENVGEDFVYDTIVEEFEGDALKVMLTYYSGGR, translated from the exons ATGGAGTTAGAGTGTGATGGGAGCTGTGAAACTTCAAAAATCGTAAGGGACGAAGATGCGGATGTCAAGCGTAAAACCATTGATGTCGATTCATATGGGAGAGAAGATGTTCCAAATCCCTCAAAAATAAGGAAGAATGTCAAACAATCAATGGTTTGGGACCACTTTGAGAGACTTAAAGGTGATCCTAATGACCCTCGTGctaaatgtaaatattgtgGAGTTGTTTATGCATGTCATTCTAAACGTAATGGTACTAAAACTATGAAGCATCGTTTAGAAAATTGCAAGAAGTACCCTTACCAAAAAAAGAGAGACCAAACCCAAATGACATTAGCTTTTAAACTTAAAGATAAATTTGGGGATAATTCTTCACAACTTGTATGTGAGTCATTTAGTTTAGAGGGTTGTCGGGAAGCTTTGGTTGAGATGATAATAGTTGATGAATTGCCCTTTAAGTTTGTGAACGGTAAGGGGTTTAAGAAGTTTGTGGATAAATTAACATGTGGAAATCATACTAGATTTGTTGTTCCATCTCAATTTACTGTGGCTAGAGATGTGCTTAAGTTGTATGTTAATGAGAAGAATCGTTTGAGAGACatgtttgtaaaaaataagTATAGAGTTTCTCTCACTACTGATTGTTGGACATCgggacaaaatattaattacatgGTCCTAACTGTCCATTTCATTGATTCTGATTGGAAATTACATAAGAGAATACTTAGTTTTTGTCCAATTGAGAATCATAAAGGTGATACTATTGGCAAAACCattaaaaagaatttgaaggaTTGGGGCATTGAGAGGGTAATGACTTTGACGGTTGATAATGCAAGTTCGAATGACACTGCTGTTGCTTATCTTTTAAAGAGATTCAATAAAGGATTATTGTCTGGTGGGGAATTTCTGCATGTTCGTTGTTGTGCCCATATATTGAATCTTATAGTAACTGATGCTTTTAAAGAACATAATGATTGTATTGATAGGATTCGATATGCCGTGCGATTTATAAGGTCTTTTCCTGctcgttttttgaaatttaaaaagtgcATTGAACTTGAAAAAATTGCTTGTAAGAGTTATGTGTGTCTTGATGTTCCTACAAGATGGAACTCCACATATATGATGCTTGAAGCTGCTGTTAAGTTTGAAAAAGCTTTTGATAGATTAGAAGATGAAGATGCCGCGCATAGACATGATATGTCACCGAATAAGGAAGATTGGACAAATGCTAGGATATTAATACg TGCAAATGAATTGTTAGTTGGAATGGCTAATAACATGAAggcaaattttgagaaatattggggaaacaatgaaaagaataatttgtTGTTGTATGTTGCTATTGTGTTGGATCCTCGAAAGAAATTAAGATTTGtatctttttgtttgaaaaattttTTTGGTCCCAAGGTTGTTGAATCCATGGGAAATGTAGTGGAACAATGTTGTAGACGTCTCTTTTATGAGTATAGTACTACTCGAAGTGGGAGTAGACAAGGATGTAGTAGTACTAGTACAACTAGTACACAAACTGTTTCAGGCTTGGATGCTAATATTGTTTTTGATTCAAATGAAAATGTgggtgaagattttgtctaCGACACGATTGTTGAGGAATTTGAAGGTGATGCTCTGAAGGTGATGTTGACATACTACAGTGGTGGAAGATGA
- the LOC103500323 gene encoding uncharacterized protein LOC103500323, translated as MASPPFSSLPFLTFFLLLASSALAGTILEGLLANGNFEVPPAKTNLKKTVIIGKNSLPSWEINGLVEYISGGPQPGGMFFPVAHGVHAVRLGNEASISQIIQVKKGSLYALTFGASRTCAQDEVLSVLVPPQNGSLPLQTLYSSDGGDVYAYGFVAPSDSVKVTFHNPGVQEDPACGPLLDAVAIKELVRPLPTTVNLVRNPSFEVGPHRLGNSTNGVLLPPRQEDVTSPLPGWIIESLKAVKFIDSKHFNVPDGEAAIELVAGRESAVAQIIRTIPNKVYSLKFKVGDAKNGCHGSMMVEAFAAKETVKVPFQSEGKGLYKDAILKFTATSPRTRITFFSSYYHTRTDDFGSLCGPVLDDVSVALAK; from the exons ATGGCTTCTCCTCCATTTTCATCACTCCCATTCCTCACATTCTTCTTGCTTCTGGCTTCTTCTGCCCTTGCTGGGACGATTTTAGAAG GACTTCTAGCAAATGGGAACTTTGAGGTGCCACCAGCAAAAACCAACTTGAAGAAAACAGTAATAATAGGCAAAAACTCTCTGCCAAGCTGGGAAATCAATGGCTTGGTTGAGTACATCTCAGGTGGGCCTCAACCCGGAGGGATGTTCTTCCCTGTAGCTCACGGTGTCCACGCTGTAAGACTCGGCAATGAAGCTTCGATCTCTCAGATCATACAAGTGAAAAAGGGATCTCTTTATGCTCTAACATTTGGAGCTTCAAGAACATGTGCACAAGATGAAGTTTTGTCTGTGTTGGTGCCTCCCCAGAATGGAAGTTTGCCTCTGCAAACTCTTTACAGCAGCGATGGAGGTGATGTCTATGCCTACGGGTTTGTAGCTCCTTCGGATTCGGTTAAGGTGACATTCCACAATCCTGGAGTTCAAGAAGATCCCGCTTGTGGACCTCTGTTGGATGCTGTTGCCATCAAAGAGCTTGTTCGTCCATTGCCAACAACAG TGAACTTGGTGAGAAACCCGAGCTTCGAGGTGGGTCCTCATCGGTTGGGGAACTCCACCAATGGAGTTCTTCTTCCTCCAAGACAAGAAGATGTTACATCTCCACTTCCAGGCTGGATCATAGAGTCCCTCAAGGCTGTAAAATTCATTGATTCAAAGCATTTCAATGTTCCTGATGGAGAGGCAGCAATCGAGCTCGTTGCAGGTAGAGAAAGTGCCGTAGCTCAAATTATCAGAACCATCCCCAACAAAGTTTACTCTCTAAAGTTCAAAGTTGGTGATGCCAAAAACGGATGCCATGGATCAATGATGGTGGAGGCATTTGCTGCTAAAGAAACTGTGAAAGTTCCTTTCCAGTCTGAAGGAAAAGGCCTTTACAAAGATGCCATTCTGAAGTTCACAGCAACCTCACCTAGGACCAGAATCACATTCTTCAGTTCATACTACCACACTAGAACAGATGACTTCGGATCCCTCTGTGGTCCTGTGCTCGACGATGTTAGCGTTGCTCTTGCAAAATAG